One Ochotona princeps isolate mOchPri1 chromosome 7, mOchPri1.hap1, whole genome shotgun sequence genomic window carries:
- the LOC101521271 gene encoding UDP-glucuronosyltransferase 2B16-like yields MTRMCVKRVSVWLLLLQLSSCFSSGSCGKVLVWPMEFSHWLNLKIILGELVQRGHEVTVLRSSASVSIDPKNDSGIKFETFPTSSTKEEMGTFFMYWINTLINDVPRDNYLEYYPLWNKFFLEFSDIYESLCKEVVFNKKLMAKLQASKFDIVVSDPFAPCGELLAELLEIPLVYSLRFTPGYTHEKYSGGLLCPPSYVPVIMSVLSGKMTFMERVKNMLFMLYFDFWFQTFNEKRWDQLCSEALGRPVTFSELMGKADMWLIRSYWDLEFPRPLLPNVEFVGGLHCKPAKPLPKDMEDFVQSSGEEGVVVFSLGSMVSNMTEERTNVIASALAQLPQKVLWRFDGKKPDTLGSNTQVYKWIPQNDLLGHPKTKAFITHGGSNGIYEAIHHGIPMVGLPLLGDQHDNVAHMTAKGAALTLNWRTMSSTELFNALRTVINDPSYKENVMKLSRIHHDQPMKPLDRAVFWIEHVMRHKGAKHLRAAAHNLTWYQYYSLDVIGFLLACVTIIIYLVIKLCLFAFQKVVNTGKKTKRD; encoded by the exons ATGACCAGGATGTGTGTGAAGCGTGTGTCCGtttggctgctgctgctacaaCTGAGTTCTTGCTTTAGTTCTGGGAGCTGTGGAAAGGTGCTGGTCTGGCCCATGGAGTTCAGTCACTGGCTCAATTTAAAGATAATCCTGGGTGAACTTGTGCAGCGAGGACATGAAGTAACTGTGCTGAGGTCTTCAGCTTCTGTTTCAATTGATCCCAAGAATGATTCTGGAATTAAATTTGAAACTTTTCCTACATCCTCTACTAAAGAAGAAATGGGAACATTTTTCATGTATTGGATCAACACATTGATAAATGATGTGCCAAGAGATAACTATTTGGAATATTATCCCTTATGGAATAAATTCTTCTTAGAATTTTCTGATATTTATGAAAGTCTTTGCAAAGAAGTGGTTTTCAACAAGAAACTCATGGCAAAACTTCAAGCTTCAAAGTTTGATATTGTTGTTTCAGATCCTTTTGCTCCCTGTGGGGAGCTGCTGGCTGAGCTCCTGGAAATCCCCCTCGTGTACAGTCTGCGCTTCACTCCTGGCTACACGcatgaaaagtacagtggaggacTTTTATGTCCTCCATCTTATGTGCCTGTTATTATGTCAGTTTTAAGTGGTAAAATGACATTTATGGAGAGGGTGAAAAATATGCTGTTCATGCtttattttgacttttggttCCAGACATTTAATGAGAAGAGGTGGGATCAGCTTTGCAGTGAAGCTCtag GAAGACCTGTCACCTTCTCTGAGCTGATGGGCAAAGCTGACATGTGGCTCATTCGCAGCTACTGGGATTTGGAGTTTCCCCGCCCACTCTTACCAAATGTTGAATTTGTTGGAGGGCTCCACTGTAAACCTGCCAAACCCCTGCCTAAG GACATGGAAGACTTTGTGCAGAGCTCTGGGGAAGAGGGAGTTGTGGTGttttccctgggctcaatggtcagtAACATGACAGAAGAGAGGACCAATGTGATTGCATCAGCCCTTGCCCAGCTTCCACAAAAG GTTCTGTGGAGATTTGATGGCAAGAAGCCAGATACCCTGGGATCCAACACTCAAGTCTATAAGTGGATCCCCCAGAATGACCTTCTTG GTCATCCAAAAACCAAAGCTTTTATCACTCATGGTGGATCCAATGGCATCTATGAAGCAATCCACCATGGCATCCCTATGGTGGGCCTTCCTTTGTTGGGGGATCAACATGATAATGTTGCCCACATGACAGCCAAGGGAGCAGCTCTCACCCTGAACTGGAGGACAATGTCAAGTACAGAACTGTTCAATGCCTTGAGGACAGTCATTAACGACCCTTC CTATAAGGAGAATGTCATGAAATTGTCAAGAATTCACCATGATCAGCCCATGAAGCCCCTGGACCGAGCCGTCTTCTGGATCGAGCATGTCATGCGCCACAAGGGAGCCAAACACCTTCGCGCTGCAGCCCACAACCTCACCTGGTACCAGTACTACTCTCTGGATGTGATTGGATTCCTGTTGGCTTGTGTGACAATCATTATTTATCTTGTCATCAAATTGTGCTTGTTTGCTTTCCAAAAGGTTGTAAATACAGgaaagaagacaaagagagattaa